In Blastopirellula sediminis, the following proteins share a genomic window:
- a CDS encoding prolipoprotein diacylglyceryl transferase family protein: protein MRQTLFLIPQEFFGLPLAGFGWLLILWTIISLVLLAVLIRRQGWNKETASYLPMIIIVAVVIAFGLPMFVAQHGGIPIRGYGVMLLAAVVAGVSFAAHRAQKMGLHPDAIYSLAFWMFIPGILGARVFFVIQYWNELFYVEGNWKATFFNAINFTEGGLVVYGSLIGAAIGFLAFCYRYKLPALALADLIAPSLFLGLCLGRIGCLLNGCCYGGVCEYPWAISFPEGSPPYQRQLENGEFFGVRLTQNNRGDIAIGKIRKDSAAAGTALSVGDVIVKINGVEPKAGKDKKGSEYTALDAANRLMLDSSREGLLRLQKSDDTLVRILMPNASKWSLPVHPTQIYASLNALILFFFAAYYYPTRKHDGEVIAISLGIYSITRYLLELIRTDELSFAGTGLTISQNVSIVIFALALVALLYIRRKPPHTVWPLQSSQPVSGDKVTAK, encoded by the coding sequence GTGCGTCAAACGCTGTTTCTAATCCCGCAAGAGTTCTTCGGACTGCCGTTGGCAGGCTTCGGTTGGCTGCTCATTCTGTGGACGATCATTTCGCTCGTGCTGCTAGCAGTCTTGATTCGCCGCCAAGGGTGGAACAAGGAGACCGCGAGTTACCTGCCGATGATCATCATCGTCGCGGTGGTGATTGCGTTTGGTCTACCGATGTTCGTCGCACAGCACGGCGGCATCCCGATCCGCGGTTACGGCGTGATGCTGCTCGCGGCAGTCGTGGCCGGCGTTAGCTTTGCTGCGCATCGTGCGCAGAAGATGGGTCTGCATCCCGATGCGATCTATTCGCTCGCCTTCTGGATGTTTATCCCCGGCATTCTGGGCGCTCGCGTCTTCTTCGTGATCCAATACTGGAACGAACTTTTCTACGTTGAAGGAAACTGGAAAGCGACCTTCTTCAACGCGATCAACTTTACCGAAGGGGGTCTGGTCGTTTACGGCTCGCTGATCGGCGCGGCGATCGGCTTCCTGGCGTTTTGTTATCGCTACAAGTTGCCGGCGCTGGCGCTGGCCGACTTGATCGCTCCCAGTCTGTTTCTCGGGCTCTGTCTGGGACGGATCGGCTGTTTGTTGAACGGCTGCTGTTACGGCGGCGTCTGCGAATACCCCTGGGCGATCTCCTTTCCGGAAGGCAGCCCGCCCTATCAGCGTCAGCTTGAAAACGGCGAGTTCTTCGGCGTTCGCTTGACCCAAAACAATCGGGGCGACATCGCGATCGGTAAGATCCGCAAAGATTCGGCCGCGGCGGGGACCGCTCTCTCAGTCGGCGACGTCATCGTCAAGATCAACGGCGTCGAGCCGAAGGCCGGCAAGGATAAGAAGGGGTCGGAATACACCGCGCTCGATGCGGCGAACCGCTTGATGCTCGACTCGTCGCGCGAAGGCTTGCTTCGTTTACAAAAGTCGGACGACACGCTCGTTCGAATCCTGATGCCGAACGCCAGCAAGTGGAGCCTCCCGGTTCACCCCACGCAGATTTATGCGAGCCTTAACGCACTGATCCTCTTTTTCTTCGCGGCGTACTACTATCCGACGCGCAAACACGACGGCGAAGTGATCGCGATTTCGCTCGGCATCTATTCGATCACGCGTTATCTGCTCGAGTTGATTCGAACCGATGAACTGTCGTTTGCCGGGACCGGTTTGACGATTTCGCAAAACGTCAGCATCGTGATCTTCGCGCTGGCGCTCGTTGCGCTCCTTTACATTCGCCGTAAGCCCCCGCACACGGTCTGGCCTCTCCAATCAAGCCAACCGGTGAGCGGCGACAAAGTGACCGCCAAGTAG
- a CDS encoding CDGSH iron-sulfur domain-containing protein — protein MSETKIRIRDNGPFLVEGPVTLEDAEGNTYTIDKPTIALCRCGHSANRPFCDGSHKGCGFESTERA, from the coding sequence ATGTCGGAAACCAAGATTCGCATTCGTGACAATGGACCGTTCCTGGTCGAAGGTCCCGTGACGCTTGAGGACGCCGAAGGGAACACCTACACCATCGACAAGCCGACGATCGCCCTCTGCCGCTGTGGGCACTCGGCCAACCGCCCGTTCTGCGACGGTTCGCACAAGGGGTGCGGTTTCGAATCGACCGAGCGGGCCTAG
- a CDS encoding sulfatase-like hydrolase/transferase — MLRDIMQVAKRLPSPSPAATAMTTLRLLAVLCALSLTTVAYAAEKATPPPNVVLIVSDDQGFADLSCIGDNGVRTPNLDKLAADGTRLTSFYVSWPACTPSRGSIMTGRYPQRNGTYDMIRNEAPDFDYLYKPEEYAVTAERILGTDVREIFLADVLKKQGYTSAVFGKWDGGQLKRFLPLQRGFDEYYGFANTGVDYFTHERYGVPSMFRNNQPTEEDKGTYLTDLFEREAIRFVDENKNRPFFLYLPFNAPHSASNLDRSIRGLAQAPQEYLDHYPSDDSKAQKRRQHYLAAVECMDDAIGKVMQRLEEHQITDNTLVIFLSDNGGGGGSDNSPLRGGKAKMFEGGNRVPCIVRWKGKVPAGKVSDEFLTSLEIFPTVVAATGGKLPADVIYDGFDMLPTLNGGSSPRQEMFWKRQGDIAARVGDWKWVDSAAGKGLFNLATDIGEKNDLSKEHPEMLAKLKERFANWTAEMEAAEPRGPFRDY; from the coding sequence ATGCTCCGTGATATCATGCAGGTCGCCAAACGTCTCCCTTCTCCCTCCCCCGCCGCAACCGCCATGACCACGCTTCGTCTGCTTGCCGTTCTCTGCGCGCTCAGTCTGACCACGGTCGCCTATGCCGCCGAAAAAGCGACGCCTCCTCCCAACGTCGTCTTGATCGTTTCGGACGATCAAGGCTTCGCCGACCTTAGCTGCATCGGCGACAACGGGGTGCGAACGCCAAACCTGGACAAGTTGGCGGCTGACGGCACGCGGCTCACCAGCTTTTACGTCTCGTGGCCGGCCTGTACGCCGTCGCGCGGTTCGATCATGACCGGTCGCTATCCGCAGCGAAACGGCACCTACGACATGATCCGGAACGAGGCGCCCGACTTTGACTATCTCTACAAGCCGGAAGAATACGCCGTTACCGCCGAACGGATTCTCGGCACCGACGTCCGCGAGATCTTTCTGGCCGACGTCCTGAAGAAGCAAGGCTATACTTCCGCCGTCTTCGGCAAATGGGACGGCGGACAGCTGAAGCGTTTCCTGCCGCTCCAGCGCGGCTTCGACGAGTACTATGGTTTCGCCAACACCGGCGTCGACTATTTCACGCACGAGCGGTACGGCGTCCCGTCGATGTTTCGGAACAACCAGCCGACCGAAGAGGACAAGGGAACCTACCTGACCGATCTGTTCGAGCGAGAAGCGATTCGCTTCGTCGACGAAAACAAGAATCGCCCCTTCTTCCTCTATCTGCCGTTCAACGCGCCCCATAGTGCGTCGAACCTGGATCGTTCGATCCGCGGCTTGGCTCAAGCGCCGCAGGAGTACCTTGATCACTATCCGTCCGACGACAGCAAAGCCCAAAAACGGCGGCAGCACTACCTGGCGGCGGTCGAATGCATGGACGACGCGATCGGCAAGGTCATGCAGCGGCTGGAAGAGCACCAGATCACCGACAACACGCTGGTCATCTTCCTCTCCGACAACGGAGGCGGCGGAGGCTCCGACAATTCGCCGCTGCGGGGAGGCAAAGCGAAGATGTTTGAAGGGGGGAACCGCGTTCCCTGCATCGTTCGCTGGAAAGGAAAAGTTCCGGCCGGCAAAGTGAGCGACGAATTCCTCACCTCCCTCGAAATCTTTCCGACCGTCGTCGCCGCGACGGGAGGCAAGCTTCCCGCGGACGTCATCTACGACGGCTTCGACATGCTGCCGACTTTGAACGGCGGCAGTTCGCCGCGACAAGAGATGTTCTGGAAACGCCAGGGAGATATCGCCGCACGCGTTGGGGACTGGAAATGGGTCGACAGCGCCGCCGGCAAGGGTTTGTTCAACCTGGCCACGGACATCGGCGAGAAGAACGACCTCTCAAAAGAACATCCCGAAATGCTCGCCAAGCTGAAAGAGCGGTTCGCCAACTGGACCGCCGAAATGGAAGCGGCCGAACCGCGCGGTCCGTTCCGCGACTACTAA
- a CDS encoding cupin domain-containing protein yields MIAAAGNKPKKIEEFIGRVNSETSDISIARMTSPGGWVEPGQTPEFDEYTVVLAGELQVETNSGVITVGAGQAVIVAAGEWVRYSTPHPEGAQYVAVCIPGFSPEIVHRDPS; encoded by the coding sequence GTGATCGCCGCCGCCGGCAACAAGCCGAAAAAAATCGAAGAATTCATCGGCCGAGTTAATTCAGAAACTTCCGATATTAGCATTGCGCGCATGACCAGTCCCGGCGGCTGGGTCGAGCCCGGGCAGACGCCCGAATTTGACGAATATACCGTTGTTTTGGCCGGCGAGTTGCAAGTCGAGACCAACAGCGGCGTCATAACCGTTGGGGCCGGTCAAGCCGTTATCGTCGCGGCCGGGGAGTGGGTTCGCTATTCCACGCCGCATCCTGAAGGCGCCCAATACGTCGCCGTCTGTATTCCAGGTTTTTCGCCCGAAATTGTCCACCGCGACCCTTCGTAA
- a CDS encoding RNA polymerase sigma factor, which translates to MDDSQLIEQILSGDTASYAQLVRKYQDRLFNTLLHFLGSREDAEDVVQESFVQAYLKLATFQGNSLFYTWLYRIAFNVAVSHRRRRKPVYSVDLGREIAGCEPVDGAGSPEQRLQRHENVEQVRAALETLSEEHRVVLVLREMEGLEYDQIAEVLNTPIGTVRSRLHRARAQLRDHLHFLIPEDQREMLP; encoded by the coding sequence GTGGACGATAGCCAGCTTATCGAGCAAATCCTCTCCGGCGACACGGCGTCGTATGCGCAGCTGGTGCGCAAATACCAAGACCGCCTCTTCAACACGCTGCTGCACTTTCTCGGCTCGCGCGAAGACGCGGAAGACGTCGTCCAAGAGTCGTTCGTTCAGGCCTACTTGAAACTGGCGACCTTCCAGGGGAACAGCCTGTTCTACACCTGGCTCTATCGGATCGCGTTTAACGTCGCCGTCAGTCACCGCCGCCGCCGCAAGCCGGTCTATTCGGTCGACCTGGGACGCGAGATCGCTGGCTGCGAACCGGTCGACGGCGCCGGCAGCCCCGAACAACGGCTGCAGCGTCACGAGAACGTCGAGCAGGTCCGAGCCGCCTTGGAGACGCTCAGCGAAGAGCATCGCGTCGTCCTGGTCCTCCGCGAAATGGAAGGGCTGGAATACGATCAGATCGCCGAGGTTTTGAATACCCCCATCGGCACGGTGCGCAGCCGGCTTCATCGCGCACGTGCGCAACTTCGCGATCATCTGCATTTTCTGATTCCTGAAGACCAACGCGAAATGTTGCCGTAG
- a CDS encoding sigma-54-dependent transcriptional regulator → MSQPQILLVDDDRHVLDSMGMWLREIGYAVSTSPGYHDAISQLAERKFDLVLADVRLQDGDGFDVLRYVQKTQPELTVILITGYGTADDAVEAMRLGAFDMLTKPLIDRELEMAINRALSQRQVLAENEKLKEQLDLRYGLENIIGHDHRMLKIFDMVESVADTRATILITGESGTGKSLLARAIHRRSNRRERPFVEVACGALPETLLESELFGHVAGSFTGATTDKIGKFKQADTGSIFLDEIGTAPQSMQVKLLRVLQELEFEPVGGTKTISVDTRVILATNENLSTLVERGEFRQDLYYRVNVINLELPPLRQRITDIPRLANHFLDEVRHDTGRQIRGFTEEALAAMQRYQWPGNVRELQNVVERSVLLSKNEMIGPGELPAAIASGAPVSVQRTNGRTLKEALEAPERQIILETLESNGWNRNLTADELGINRTTLYKKMKRLGLEDLAGAR, encoded by the coding sequence ATGAGTCAGCCCCAAATACTGCTGGTCGACGACGATCGTCATGTACTCGATTCGATGGGTATGTGGCTCCGCGAAATTGGCTATGCGGTCTCGACTTCGCCTGGTTACCACGATGCGATTTCGCAACTGGCCGAACGGAAATTCGACCTGGTGCTAGCAGACGTCCGTTTGCAGGATGGGGACGGCTTCGACGTACTGCGCTACGTCCAGAAGACGCAGCCGGAACTGACCGTCATTTTGATCACCGGTTACGGCACCGCCGACGACGCAGTCGAAGCGATGCGATTGGGCGCGTTCGACATGCTGACCAAGCCGCTGATCGATCGCGAACTCGAAATGGCGATCAACCGCGCCTTGTCGCAACGCCAGGTGCTGGCCGAAAACGAAAAACTGAAAGAGCAGCTCGATCTGCGCTACGGCCTGGAAAACATCATCGGCCACGACCATCGCATGTTGAAGATCTTCGACATGGTCGAAAGCGTCGCCGACACCCGCGCCACCATTTTGATCACCGGCGAAAGCGGCACCGGTAAGTCGCTCCTCGCTCGTGCGATCCATCGTCGCAGCAACCGCCGCGAACGCCCGTTCGTCGAAGTCGCTTGCGGCGCCTTGCCCGAAACTTTGCTCGAAAGCGAATTGTTCGGTCACGTCGCCGGTTCGTTCACCGGAGCGACCACCGACAAGATCGGTAAGTTCAAGCAAGCCGACACCGGCTCGATCTTCCTCGACGAAATCGGGACCGCTCCGCAAAGCATGCAGGTCAAACTCCTCCGCGTGCTGCAAGAGCTCGAATTTGAACCGGTCGGCGGCACCAAGACGATCTCGGTCGATACCCGCGTCATCCTGGCGACCAACGAAAACCTCTCGACTCTGGTCGAACGGGGTGAGTTCCGTCAGGACTTGTATTACCGCGTGAACGTCATCAACCTGGAATTGCCGCCGCTGCGTCAACGGATCACCGACATTCCGCGACTCGCGAATCACTTCCTCGACGAAGTCCGCCATGATACGGGTCGCCAAATCCGCGGCTTTACCGAAGAAGCGCTTGCGGCCATGCAACGTTATCAGTGGCCGGGCAACGTCCGCGAACTGCAAAACGTCGTTGAACGTTCGGTCCTCCTTTCCAAGAACGAAATGATCGGTCCAGGCGAACTGCCGGCCGCAATCGCCTCGGGCGCCCCGGTCTCGGTCCAGCGGACCAACGGCCGCACGCTGAAAGAAGCGCTCGAAGCGCCGGAACGTCAGATCATTCTCGAAACGCTCGAGTCGAACGGTTGGAACCGTAACCTGACCGCCGACGAGCTGGGGATCAACCGCACGACCCTTTATAAGAAGATGAAGCGTCTCGGCCTGGAAGATCTGGCCGGCGCCCGCTAA
- a CDS encoding sugar phosphate nucleotidyltransferase: MKRLAVVLAAGKGTRMKSELPKVLVPALGRPMIEYVLDALAAVGVDQVLVVVGHRADLVRETLADRPGVSFVDQTEQLGTGHAVMVCRDHLADFAGSVVVLTGDSPLVQPSSLEKLLTRFEQEQMACLLGTLEKENPTGLGRIVRDAEGRFTGIVEEKDATDQQRQIREVNMSTYVFDCQNLLQALEKLTNQNRQREYYLTDCPAILSSMGLSVDASPVLAACEALSVNSMEDLRLVEEEMSRLGYTK, translated from the coding sequence ATGAAAAGACTTGCAGTCGTACTTGCCGCCGGCAAGGGAACACGCATGAAATCGGAGCTGCCCAAAGTGCTCGTTCCGGCCCTCGGTCGACCGATGATCGAATACGTCCTCGACGCTTTGGCCGCCGTCGGCGTCGATCAGGTGCTGGTCGTCGTCGGACATCGGGCCGATCTGGTCCGAGAAACGCTCGCCGATCGCCCCGGCGTCAGCTTCGTCGACCAGACTGAACAGCTCGGAACCGGCCACGCCGTCATGGTTTGTCGCGATCACCTGGCCGATTTCGCCGGCTCGGTCGTCGTTTTGACCGGCGATTCGCCCCTGGTACAGCCCAGTTCGCTCGAAAAACTTCTCACTCGCTTCGAGCAGGAACAAATGGCCTGTTTGCTGGGAACCCTCGAAAAAGAAAATCCGACCGGTCTGGGACGGATCGTGCGGGACGCTGAGGGTCGATTTACCGGCATTGTCGAAGAAAAAGATGCGACTGACCAGCAGCGGCAAATTCGTGAGGTGAATATGAGCACCTACGTCTTCGATTGTCAAAATTTGCTGCAAGCGCTCGAAAAATTAACCAACCAGAACCGCCAGCGGGAGTATTACCTGACCGATTGCCCGGCGATTCTGAGTTCGATGGGACTCTCGGTCGACGCTTCGCCCGTTTTGGCGGCTTGCGAAGCGTTAAGCGTGAATTCGATGGAGGATTTGCGTTTGGTGGAAGAAGAGATGAGCCGTCTCGGTTACACTAAGTAA
- a CDS encoding FAD-dependent oxidoreductase, producing the protein MTLNRRSFLRATSGIAGALSFSPWLLAAAQNSDVGADVVIIGGSLGGCAAAIAALRRGKRVVMTEETDWLGGQLTSQIVPPDEHGFIETRGANASYRKFRNDVRDYYRQNYPLTDAAKAKPNLNPGNGSVSRLCHEPRVAVAVFNETLAPYLQSGQLTLLLEHVPVQADMDGDRVGSVTVRSLKSGDEKTLTAPYFIDATELGDLLPLTGTEYITGAEAKSDTHELHAAEVANPANQQAFTVCFPLQYVAGENFVGDKPADYDFWRDYVPALTPPWSGKLLDLSYSSPRDLKPKKLGFDPTGAATAGTLNLWNYRRIVDANNFLPGSVPGSTTLVNWPQNDYVLGNLIDVSEAEKQKHIAQAKQLSLSLFYWLQTECPRADGGAGFPGLRLVPEMAGTTDGMAKYPYVRESRRILAEFTVTELHVGAQQRAEIVGKAEKNMKAAPFADSVGVGSYHIDLHPSSGGNNYIDFASLPFQIPLGSLIPRRVENLIPACKNIGTTHLSNGCYRLHPVEWGIGEAAGCLASYALETKATPRAIRASADKLADFQRGLVAEGVEISWEQS; encoded by the coding sequence ATGACTTTGAATCGACGCTCTTTCCTGCGGGCAACCAGCGGCATCGCTGGCGCGCTTTCGTTTTCTCCCTGGCTTTTGGCCGCCGCACAAAACAGCGACGTCGGAGCCGACGTGGTGATCATCGGCGGCAGCTTGGGAGGGTGCGCTGCGGCGATCGCCGCGCTCCGGCGCGGGAAGCGGGTCGTAATGACGGAAGAGACCGATTGGCTCGGGGGACAACTCACGTCGCAGATCGTGCCCCCAGACGAACATGGCTTTATCGAGACTCGCGGCGCCAACGCGTCGTATCGCAAGTTTCGCAATGACGTCCGCGACTACTATCGCCAGAATTATCCGCTGACCGACGCCGCCAAAGCCAAGCCGAATCTCAACCCCGGTAACGGTTCGGTATCGCGGCTTTGTCATGAGCCGCGCGTCGCAGTCGCCGTTTTCAACGAAACGCTCGCTCCCTACCTGCAAAGCGGCCAGCTGACGCTGCTGCTTGAGCATGTTCCGGTTCAAGCCGACATGGATGGCGATCGGGTTGGCAGCGTGACCGTTCGTTCATTGAAAAGCGGGGACGAGAAGACGCTGACTGCTCCCTACTTCATCGACGCGACCGAGCTCGGCGATCTGCTCCCGCTGACCGGGACCGAATACATTACCGGCGCCGAAGCGAAGTCCGACACGCACGAACTGCACGCCGCCGAAGTCGCCAATCCGGCCAATCAACAAGCTTTCACCGTCTGCTTTCCATTGCAGTATGTCGCCGGCGAAAACTTCGTCGGCGACAAGCCGGCCGACTACGACTTCTGGCGCGACTATGTGCCGGCGCTGACGCCTCCCTGGTCAGGCAAGTTGCTCGATCTCAGCTATTCGTCGCCGCGCGATTTGAAACCGAAGAAGCTCGGCTTCGATCCAACCGGCGCTGCAACCGCCGGGACGCTCAACCTCTGGAACTACCGCCGGATCGTCGACGCCAATAACTTCCTTCCCGGCAGCGTTCCGGGCAGTACGACGCTGGTCAACTGGCCGCAAAACGACTATGTGCTCGGCAACTTGATCGACGTCTCCGAGGCGGAAAAGCAGAAGCATATCGCCCAGGCGAAGCAACTCAGCCTTTCCCTCTTCTATTGGCTGCAGACCGAATGTCCGCGAGCTGACGGAGGCGCCGGGTTCCCTGGCTTGCGTCTGGTTCCTGAAATGGCCGGCACGACCGACGGGATGGCGAAGTATCCCTACGTCCGCGAATCGCGCCGCATTCTCGCCGAGTTCACCGTCACCGAACTCCATGTCGGCGCCCAGCAGCGTGCGGAAATCGTCGGCAAGGCGGAGAAGAACATGAAAGCGGCGCCCTTCGCCGATTCGGTCGGCGTCGGTTCGTATCACATCGACCTTCATCCGAGCAGCGGCGGAAATAACTACATCGACTTCGCCTCGCTCCCGTTTCAGATTCCGCTCGGATCGCTGATTCCGCGTCGCGTCGAGAACCTGATCCCGGCCTGCAAGAATATCGGCACGACCCACTTGAGCAACGGCTGTTATCGCTTGCATCCGGTAGAGTGGGGAATCGGCGAAGCGGCCGGCTGTTTGGCCAGTTATGCGCTCGAGACGAAAGCGACGCCGCGGGCGATTCGCGCGTCAGCCGATAAACTGGCCGACTTCCAGCGCGGACTGGTCGCAGAAGGAGTTGAAATCTCCTGGGAACAGTCCTAG
- a CDS encoding response regulator, translating into MGINVVVADDHEVVRSGLASLLKGTAISIVDEASTGDEAVEKTIAHHPDVVLMDIRMPDTDGLAALEKIKKASPNTRVIMLSTYDNPTYIARGVALGAHDYVLKGSSRETIVTAIENAAADQPIAEDSLMNRVRGAMSKRQEAKHSDIPLTNREMQVLRHLALGLSNREIGRSLNISIETVKEHVQNILRKIDVTDRTQAAVWAVRRGLV; encoded by the coding sequence ATGGGTATTAATGTCGTTGTTGCGGATGATCACGAAGTGGTCCGCAGCGGTTTGGCAAGTCTGCTCAAAGGGACGGCAATCAGCATCGTGGACGAAGCCTCCACGGGTGACGAAGCGGTCGAAAAGACGATCGCCCACCATCCGGATGTGGTTTTGATGGATATCCGCATGCCGGATACCGACGGCCTGGCCGCGCTCGAAAAGATCAAAAAGGCCTCCCCCAACACGCGCGTTATCATGTTGTCGACCTACGACAACCCGACCTATATCGCACGCGGCGTCGCTCTGGGCGCTCATGACTACGTGCTAAAGGGGTCGTCGCGTGAAACGATCGTCACCGCGATCGAAAACGCCGCCGCTGATCAACCGATCGCCGAAGATAGCCTGATGAATCGCGTTCGTGGCGCCATGTCGAAGCGTCAAGAAGCGAAGCACAGCGACATTCCGCTGACCAACCGCGAAATGCAGGTTCTGCGTCACCTGGCCCTCGGTCTGAGCAACCGTGAAATTGGCCGCTCGCTGAACATCAGCATCGAAACGGTGAAAGAACACGTGCAAAACATTTTGCGCAAGATTGATGTGACCGATCGTACGCAAGCGGCCGTTTGGGCCGTTCGCCGCGGCCTGGTCTAA